Proteins encoded together in one Halothermothrix orenii H 168 window:
- the rplD gene encoding 50S ribosomal protein L4 has translation MPQVAKYDTTGNRVGDIDLADNVFNEEVNEHVVHQVVTAQLATMRRGTASTKTRGEVSGGGRKPWRQKGTGRARHGSIRSPLWVGGGIVFGPRPRKHIKKVPKKVKKLALRSILSYKSQNEELIILDELKFDTPKTKQVVELLSNLNLEGKKVLIILPDKDANIYLSARNIPGVKTLVVDALNAFDLLNNDCIVMSEEAVKRVEEVLAR, from the coding sequence ATGCCGCAGGTAGCTAAGTATGATACAACCGGTAACCGGGTTGGTGATATAGATTTAGCTGATAACGTTTTTAATGAAGAAGTTAATGAACATGTTGTTCACCAGGTTGTCACAGCTCAGCTGGCAACTATGCGTAGAGGTACAGCTTCTACCAAAACCAGAGGTGAAGTCAGCGGAGGTGGACGAAAACCCTGGAGGCAGAAGGGAACCGGTCGGGCCAGACATGGAAGTATTCGGTCACCCTTATGGGTTGGTGGTGGAATTGTTTTCGGTCCAAGACCACGCAAGCATATCAAAAAGGTTCCCAAAAAGGTTAAAAAATTGGCTTTGAGGTCAATTTTAAGTTATAAATCACAGAATGAAGAATTGATTATCCTTGATGAATTGAAATTTGATACCCCAAAAACCAAACAGGTGGTAGAATTATTATCAAATCTGAATCTGGAAGGTAAAAAAGTGTTAATCATTTTACCTGATAAGGATGCTAACATTTACCTCTCAGCCCGTAATATTCCAGGAGTAAAGACTCTGGTTGTAGATGCCCTTAATGCATTCGACCTTCTTAACAATGATTGTATTGTTATGTCTGAAGAGGCTGTTAAAAGGGTAGAGGAGGTGTTAGCCAGATGA
- the rplB gene encoding 50S ribosomal protein L2, with the protein MAIKKFKPTTPSRRFMTVSAFDEITRREPEKSLLAPLKKTGGRNSYGRVTVRHRGGGHKRRYRIIDFKRDKDGVPARVASIEYDPNRSARIALLHYVDGEKRYILAPNKLQVGDTVKSGEDAEIKPGNALKLKNIPVGTIIHNIELKPGKGGQLARAAGTMAQILAKEGKYAHIKLPSGEVRLISLECKATIGQVGNIDHENISIGKAGRKRWLGKRPHVRGVAMNPVDHPHGGGEGRTSTGRHPVTPWGKRTLGKKTRKRKASDKYIIRSRRARKR; encoded by the coding sequence ATGGCTATAAAAAAGTTTAAACCAACCACTCCATCCAGGCGCTTTATGACAGTTTCAGCCTTTGATGAGATTACCAGAAGAGAGCCAGAAAAAAGCCTTCTTGCCCCATTGAAAAAGACCGGTGGTCGTAACTCTTATGGACGTGTAACTGTAAGGCACAGGGGCGGGGGACATAAGCGCCGCTATCGTATTATTGATTTCAAACGTGATAAGGATGGGGTACCGGCCAGGGTAGCCAGTATAGAATATGACCCGAACCGTTCTGCCCGAATTGCTTTACTCCACTATGTAGATGGTGAGAAGAGATATATCCTGGCCCCCAATAAATTGCAGGTAGGAGATACAGTTAAATCCGGGGAAGATGCAGAAATCAAACCCGGTAATGCTTTAAAATTAAAAAATATACCGGTAGGTACTATTATTCATAATATAGAGTTAAAGCCTGGCAAAGGTGGTCAGCTGGCCAGGGCTGCCGGAACAATGGCCCAGATCCTTGCCAAAGAAGGCAAATATGCTCATATTAAATTGCCTTCAGGTGAAGTAAGGTTAATAAGCCTTGAATGCAAGGCTACTATAGGTCAGGTTGGAAATATCGATCATGAAAATATATCTATAGGTAAAGCCGGGCGTAAACGCTGGCTGGGTAAAAGGCCACACGTTCGTGGTGTAGCTATGAACCCTGTTGATCACCCACATGGTGGTGGTGAAGGACGGACCTCAACCGGTCGTCATCCGGTTACACCATGGGGTAAACGTACTTTAGGTAAGAAAACCAGGAAAAGGAAGGCTTCTGATAAGTATATTATCCGTTCTCGCCGTGCCCGCAAACGGTAA
- the rpsQ gene encoding 30S ribosomal protein S17, whose product MVVERNKRKERVGVVVSDKMDKTVTVAVERRTQHHLYKKVMKKTKKFKAHDEENKCGVGDKVRIMETRPLSKNKRWRVVEIIEKAK is encoded by the coding sequence ATGGTAGTTGAGAGGAATAAACGTAAAGAACGTGTTGGGGTTGTAGTTAGTGATAAAATGGATAAAACCGTAACTGTGGCCGTGGAAAGACGGACCCAACACCATCTTTATAAAAAAGTAATGAAGAAAACCAAGAAATTTAAAGCCCATGATGAAGAAAATAAATGTGGCGTTGGAGATAAAGTCAGGATAATGGAAACCCGTCCTTTAAGCAAAAATAAAAGGTGGCGGGTTGTTGAAATTATCGAAAAGGCCAAGTAG
- the rpsL gene encoding 30S ribosomal protein S12: MPTINQLIRKGRKKVKKKKTAPALQGSPQKRGVCTRVYTATPKKPNSALRKVARVRLTNGIEVTAYIPGIGHNLQEHSVVLVRGGRVKDLPGVRYHIVRGALDAAGVEGRKQGRSKYGVKKPK; encoded by the coding sequence ATGCCAACAATTAATCAGCTAATACGCAAGGGGAGAAAAAAGGTTAAGAAGAAAAAGACTGCACCTGCCCTCCAAGGTTCACCACAAAAGAGAGGGGTATGTACCAGGGTATATACTGCCACACCGAAAAAGCCTAATTCCGCTCTGAGAAAAGTTGCCCGTGTTAGATTAACCAATGGTATTGAAGTAACAGCATATATTCCTGGAATTGGTCACAACTTACAGGAGCACTCCGTTGTTCTGGTAAGGGGTGGCAGGGTTAAGGATTTACCTGGTGTCAGGTATCATATTGTTCGTGGTGCCCTTGATGCAGCTGGTGTTGAAGGCCGCAAACAAGGTCGTTCCAAATATGGGGTTAAAAAGCCGAAATAA
- the rplC gene encoding 50S ribosomal protein L3: MAKGIIGKKLGMTQIFDDDGNVIPVTVVQAGPCVVIQKKVEERDGYNALQVGFEDVPEHRVNKPLKGHFERAGVKPKKHVKEFMDFPEDLNEGDEITVDIFEEGELVDVTGISKGKGFAGTIKRWNFSRGPMSHGSRFHRAPGSIGAVDASRVFKGQKLPGRMGHDRVTIQNLEVVRVDSEKNLLLIKGSVPGPNKGILTIREAVKKASNA, encoded by the coding sequence GTGGCCAAAGGAATAATTGGAAAAAAGCTGGGGATGACCCAGATATTTGATGATGATGGTAATGTTATTCCAGTAACTGTAGTTCAGGCTGGCCCCTGTGTTGTTATCCAGAAAAAAGTTGAAGAAAGAGATGGATACAATGCTCTGCAGGTGGGTTTTGAAGATGTGCCTGAACACAGAGTAAATAAACCTTTGAAAGGCCATTTTGAAAGAGCAGGGGTTAAACCCAAAAAACATGTTAAAGAATTCATGGACTTTCCTGAAGACCTGAATGAAGGTGATGAAATCACTGTTGATATATTTGAAGAAGGTGAACTGGTAGATGTAACCGGTATTTCCAAAGGTAAAGGTTTTGCCGGTACAATTAAAAGGTGGAATTTTAGCAGAGGGCCAATGAGCCATGGTTCTAGATTCCACAGGGCTCCAGGTTCAATTGGTGCTGTTGATGCTTCTCGAGTTTTTAAAGGCCAGAAACTTCCCGGAAGGATGGGTCATGACCGGGTTACCATTCAAAACCTGGAGGTAGTAAGGGTAGATTCTGAGAAAAATCTACTTTTAATTAAGGGTTCTGTACCCGGACCCAACAAAGGTATTTTAACTATCAGGGAAGCAGTTAAAAAAGCCAGTAATGCCTAG
- the rpmC gene encoding 50S ribosomal protein L29, translated as MRADELRELTDAELQQKLREFKEELFNLRFQHATAQLENPMRIREVKRTIARIKTIMRERELGIKRA; from the coding sequence ATGAGAGCTGATGAATTAAGGGAATTAACAGATGCCGAATTACAGCAGAAGTTACGGGAATTTAAAGAAGAATTATTTAATTTAAGGTTTCAACATGCTACAGCCCAGCTGGAAAACCCGATGAGAATCAGGGAGGTTAAACGGACCATAGCCAGAATTAAGACTATAATGAGGGAACGGGAGTTAGGTATAAAGAGGGCTTAG
- the rplW gene encoding 50S ribosomal protein L23, whose amino-acid sequence MKDPRDIIIEPIVTEQSMDLIEENNTYTFKVAKDANKIEIKKAVEEIFNVDVIKVNTINVRGKKRRLGWHEGKRPDWKKAMVRLSEGDRIEIFEGM is encoded by the coding sequence ATGAAAGATCCACGTGATATCATTATAGAACCAATTGTAACTGAACAGAGTATGGATTTAATTGAAGAAAATAACACCTATACTTTTAAGGTTGCAAAAGATGCCAATAAAATAGAGATTAAAAAGGCTGTTGAGGAAATATTCAATGTAGATGTAATAAAGGTTAATACTATTAATGTTAGAGGAAAGAAAAGACGCCTGGGCTGGCACGAAGGAAAAAGACCCGACTGGAAAAAAGCCATGGTCAGGCTTTCTGAAGGTGACAGAATTGAGATTTTTGAAGGTATGTAA
- the rpsC gene encoding 30S ribosomal protein S3: MGQKVHPHGLRVGVIKDWDAKWYADKNNYADLLQEDLKIRNHVKNKMYDAGISRIVIERVANRLKLDVYTARPGMVIGRGGSEVDALRKDIEQMTGKNVQINVVEVEDPELDAQLVAENIAAQLERRISFRRAMKQAMNRAMRMGAEGFKVQSSGRLGGAEMARTEGYSDGRVPLHTLRADIDYGFAEAYTTYGKIGVKVWINKGEVLPEVEDK; the protein is encoded by the coding sequence TTGGGTCAAAAAGTCCATCCACATGGTCTTCGAGTCGGTGTAATCAAAGACTGGGATGCCAAGTGGTATGCCGATAAAAATAACTATGCTGATCTTCTTCAGGAAGACTTAAAGATTAGAAACCACGTTAAAAATAAAATGTATGATGCCGGGATTTCAAGAATTGTAATTGAAAGGGTTGCTAACCGCTTAAAACTTGATGTTTATACTGCCCGTCCCGGTATGGTTATTGGTCGGGGTGGATCTGAAGTTGATGCTCTGAGGAAAGACATAGAGCAAATGACCGGAAAAAATGTTCAGATAAATGTAGTCGAAGTTGAAGATCCTGAACTTGATGCCCAGCTCGTTGCTGAAAATATTGCAGCCCAGCTGGAGAGAAGGATATCCTTTAGAAGGGCTATGAAACAGGCCATGAATCGTGCTATGCGTATGGGTGCTGAAGGTTTTAAAGTACAGAGCAGTGGGCGTTTAGGTGGTGCCGAAATGGCCAGAACTGAAGGATATAGTGACGGTCGGGTACCACTGCATACTTTAAGGGCCGATATTGATTATGGTTTTGCTGAAGCCTATACCACTTATGGTAAAATTGGTGTAAAAGTATGGATTAATAAGGGAGAAGTATTACCCGAAGTTGAAGATAAGTAG
- the rplN gene encoding 50S ribosomal protein L14 yields MIQAESRLRVADNTGARELLCIRVLGGSRKRYAGVGDIIVATVKEAIPDGMVKKGEVVKAVVVRTKKETRRPDGSYIKFDENAAVLIDKANNPRGTRIFGPVARELREKNFMKIISLAPEVL; encoded by the coding sequence GTGATTCAAGCTGAGAGTCGCTTAAGAGTAGCCGACAATACAGGTGCCAGGGAATTATTGTGTATTAGAGTACTCGGAGGCTCCCGTAAAAGATATGCCGGTGTTGGTGATATAATCGTCGCTACAGTTAAAGAAGCAATCCCTGACGGAATGGTAAAAAAGGGTGAGGTTGTTAAGGCCGTTGTTGTCAGAACCAAAAAAGAAACCAGGCGGCCTGATGGTTCATATATTAAATTTGATGAAAACGCAGCTGTTCTTATAGATAAAGCTAATAACCCACGGGGAACCCGTATCTTTGGTCCCGTTGCCCGGGAATTAAGGGAGAAGAATTTTATGAAAATAATCTCCTTAGCACCTGAGGTTTTATAA
- the rplV gene encoding 50S ribosomal protein L22: protein MEARAVAKYVRVSPRKARQVIDLIRGKEIGEALGILKHTPKKASSIIEKVLNSAIANAENNHDMMVEDLYVSKAYVDEGPTMKRYRARAMGQAGLIRKRTSHITIVVSEKKEG from the coding sequence ATGGAGGCTAGAGCTGTTGCCAAATATGTCCGAGTTTCCCCGCGCAAGGCAAGACAGGTAATTGACTTAATTAGAGGGAAAGAAATAGGTGAAGCCCTTGGTATTTTAAAACATACTCCTAAAAAGGCTTCATCCATTATTGAAAAAGTTTTAAATTCTGCTATTGCAAATGCGGAAAATAACCATGATATGATGGTAGAGGACTTATATGTTTCCAAAGCTTATGTAGATGAAGGTCCAACTATGAAGAGGTACCGGGCCCGGGCTATGGGTCAGGCCGGCCTTATCAGAAAAAGAACCAGCCACATAACTATTGTGGTTAGTGAAAAGAAGGAGGGATAA
- a CDS encoding ribosomal L7Ae/L30e/S12e/Gadd45 family protein: protein MMLTELKNIDNKVVGTKQTLKAIKNSEVKKVFLAEDIDKPLYNQIVETATQYDVPIEKVDSKLRLGRACGIDVSAACAALLK, encoded by the coding sequence ATGATGCTAACCGAGCTTAAGAATATAGATAATAAGGTAGTAGGTACCAAGCAGACCTTAAAAGCAATAAAAAATAGTGAAGTCAAAAAAGTTTTCCTGGCTGAAGATATCGACAAACCATTATATAATCAGATTGTAGAAACTGCAACCCAATATGATGTACCTATTGAAAAAGTTGATAGTAAACTGAGATTAGGCCGTGCCTGCGGAATTGATGTATCGGCCGCCTGTGCAGCATTATTGAAATAA
- the rpsJ gene encoding 30S ribosomal protein S10 has translation MAKHEKIRIRLKAYEHELLDQSAQKIVATAKRTGAEVSGPIPLPTEKEVYTVLRSPHVHKDSREQFEMRTHKRLIDIVDPTSKTVDALMRLDLPAGVNIEIKL, from the coding sequence ATGGCTAAACATGAAAAAATAAGGATTCGCTTAAAAGCATATGAACACGAACTGCTTGACCAGTCAGCCCAGAAAATTGTGGCCACAGCAAAAAGAACGGGAGCTGAGGTATCAGGCCCTATTCCACTTCCCACTGAGAAGGAAGTATATACAGTATTACGTTCACCCCATGTTCATAAGGACTCCCGGGAGCAGTTCGAGATGAGGACCCATAAAAGATTGATAGATATAGTTGATCCAACCTCTAAAACAGTGGATGCCCTGATGAGGTTGGATTTACCGGCTGGAGTAAATATTGAGATAAAGTTATAA
- the tuf gene encoding elongation factor Tu — MAKEKFERTKPHVNIGTIGHVDHGKTTLTAAITAVLSNLGSAEVMPFDSIDNAPEEKERGITIATSHVEYETANRHYAHVDCPGHADYVKNMITGAAQMDGAILVVSAADGPMPQTREHILLARQVGVPSIVVFLNKADMVDDEELIELVEMEVRELLNEYEFPGDDVPVIVGSALQALENPDPEGEWGKKIIELMEAVDEYIPEPERDKDKPFLMPVEDVFSITGRGTVATGRVERGTLHPGDEVEIIGIKETQETVVTGVEMFRKLLDEAVAGDNIGALLRGIGRDEIERGQVLAKPGSITPHTHFKAEVYVLTKEEGGRHTPFFEGYRPQFYFRTTDVTGTISLPEGVEMVMPGDNVEMEVKLITPIAMEEGLRFAIREGGRTVGAGVVSQIIE; from the coding sequence ATGGCAAAAGAAAAATTTGAAAGGACAAAACCGCATGTTAATATTGGAACCATAGGTCACGTAGACCACGGTAAGACTACTTTAACAGCAGCGATAACAGCTGTATTATCAAATCTGGGTAGTGCTGAAGTAATGCCCTTTGATTCTATCGATAATGCACCTGAAGAAAAAGAAAGAGGAATAACCATTGCTACCTCTCACGTTGAATATGAGACTGCTAACAGGCACTATGCCCACGTTGACTGTCCAGGTCATGCTGACTATGTAAAGAATATGATTACCGGGGCCGCCCAGATGGACGGAGCTATTCTGGTAGTATCAGCAGCAGACGGACCGATGCCCCAGACCAGAGAACATATTCTTCTGGCCCGTCAGGTAGGTGTACCGAGCATAGTTGTCTTTTTAAACAAGGCCGATATGGTAGATGACGAAGAGTTAATTGAGCTGGTAGAGATGGAAGTAAGGGAATTATTAAATGAATATGAATTCCCTGGAGATGACGTACCGGTAATAGTTGGATCAGCATTACAGGCTCTTGAAAATCCTGATCCTGAAGGAGAATGGGGTAAGAAGATCATTGAACTTATGGAAGCAGTAGATGAATACATTCCCGAACCAGAAAGGGATAAAGACAAACCATTCTTGATGCCAGTAGAAGACGTATTCAGTATTACCGGACGTGGAACAGTAGCTACCGGTAGGGTAGAGAGAGGAACCTTACATCCCGGTGACGAGGTAGAAATTATCGGGATTAAAGAGACCCAGGAGACCGTAGTAACCGGGGTAGAGATGTTCCGTAAGTTACTGGATGAAGCGGTAGCAGGAGATAACATTGGAGCCCTGTTAAGGGGTATAGGAAGAGATGAGATAGAAAGGGGTCAGGTATTAGCCAAGCCAGGGAGTATAACCCCACATACCCACTTCAAGGCTGAGGTATATGTTCTGACCAAAGAAGAAGGAGGAAGGCATACTCCATTTTTTGAAGGATACAGGCCCCAGTTTTATTTCAGGACCACAGACGTAACCGGGACTATCAGCTTACCAGAGGGAGTAGAGATGGTAATGCCCGGTGACAATGTAGAGATGGAAGTAAAATTAATTACTCCCATTGCTATGGAAGAAGGATTAAGGTTTGCTATCCGTGAAGGTGGCCGTACCGTTGGTGCCGGTGTTGTCAGCCAGATTATTGAGTAA
- the rplP gene encoding 50S ribosomal protein L16 — protein sequence MLIPKRVKYRKQHRGRMTGKAKRGNRITFGEYGLQALEPAWITNRQIEAARVAITRSLKRGGKVWIKIFPDKPVTAKPAETRMGGGKGAPEKWVAVVKPGRIMFEVAGVSEELAREAIRLASHKLPIKTRFVKREEMDGEANES from the coding sequence ATGTTAATACCAAAAAGGGTTAAATACCGCAAACAGCATCGTGGACGTATGACCGGAAAGGCCAAGCGTGGTAATAGAATAACATTTGGAGAATACGGATTACAGGCATTAGAACCAGCCTGGATTACCAATAGACAGATAGAGGCTGCCCGTGTTGCCATTACCAGGAGTTTAAAGAGAGGCGGGAAGGTCTGGATTAAAATCTTCCCTGATAAACCGGTAACTGCTAAACCAGCTGAAACCCGTATGGGTGGAGGTAAAGGAGCCCCCGAAAAATGGGTAGCTGTAGTTAAACCCGGAAGAATTATGTTTGAAGTAGCCGGGGTTAGTGAGGAACTGGCCAGAGAGGCTATCAGGCTAGCTTCTCATAAACTACCAATAAAAACAAGATTCGTCAAGAGGGAAGAAATGGATGGTGAGGCCAATGAGAGCTGA
- the rplX gene encoding 50S ribosomal protein L24 codes for MRVKKGDLVEVIAGKDRGKRGKVLRVIPREDRVIVEGINIVHRHMRPTPDMPQGGIVKNEAPIHISNVMLVCPNCDEKTRIGATYLEDGQKVRKCKKCDEVVDK; via the coding sequence ATGCGAGTAAAAAAGGGAGATCTTGTCGAAGTGATAGCAGGAAAAGACCGTGGAAAAAGGGGTAAAGTTTTGAGGGTTATACCCAGGGAGGATAGGGTGATTGTTGAAGGAATTAATATTGTTCACCGTCATATGCGCCCTACCCCTGATATGCCCCAGGGCGGTATTGTTAAAAACGAAGCACCGATCCACATTTCCAATGTTATGCTTGTCTGTCCCAACTGTGATGAGAAAACCAGGATTGGTGCTACCTATCTCGAAGATGGTCAAAAAGTAAGAAAATGCAAAAAATGTGATGAAGTAGTGGATAAATAA
- the rpsG gene encoding 30S ribosomal protein S7: protein MRKNRATKRRVNPDPVYNDVIIARFINKIMYDGKKGLAERIMYQAMDLIKERTGENPVELVKKALDNVMPVLEVKSRRVGGSNYQVPVEVSEPRRVSLGIRWIVEAARNRGERTMVERLASELLDASNNTGGAVKKKEDVHRMAEANRAFAHYRW, encoded by the coding sequence ATGCGTAAAAATAGGGCTACCAAAAGGAGAGTTAATCCAGACCCTGTTTATAATGATGTCATTATAGCTAGATTTATAAATAAAATTATGTATGATGGCAAAAAGGGCCTGGCTGAAAGAATTATGTACCAGGCAATGGATCTTATAAAAGAACGGACCGGAGAAAACCCGGTTGAACTTGTTAAAAAGGCATTAGATAATGTTATGCCTGTTCTGGAAGTTAAATCACGCCGGGTTGGTGGTTCTAACTACCAGGTTCCGGTAGAAGTTAGTGAACCCAGAAGAGTAAGTCTTGGTATTCGTTGGATTGTAGAGGCTGCCCGTAATCGTGGTGAAAGAACAATGGTAGAAAGGTTAGCCAGTGAATTGCTTGATGCATCCAATAATACCGGTGGGGCAGTTAAAAAGAAAGAAGATGTTCACCGGATGGCCGAAGCCAACAGAGCTTTTGCCCACTATAGATGGTAA
- the fusA gene encoding elongation factor G, which yields MARQYPLKKTRNIGIMAHIDAGKTTTTERILYYTGRVHKMGEVHDGAAVMDWMEQEQERGITITSAATTCEWQKHRINIIDTPGHVDFTVEVERSLRVLDGAIALFCAVGGVEPQSETVWRQADKYQVPRIAFVNKMDRMGADFFHVIEMMEDRLGANAVPLQIPIGSEDDFEGIVDLVTMDAVVYKDDLGVKYERVDIPEDYREQAEEYRENLLEAISELDDEIMMKYLEGEEITTDELKTALRKGVLDVEIVPVLCGSAFKNKGVQLLLDAVIDYLPSPVDVPPVEGMNPDTEEEEIRKAGDDEPFSALAFKIMADPYVGKLTFFRVYSGVLEAGSYVYNSTKGHKERIGRILQMHANHREERESVHAGDLAAAVGLKNTATGDTLCDEDHPIVLESMEFPEPVISVAIEPKSQAEQDKLSLALQRLAEEDPTFKVRTDEETGQTIIRGMGELHLEVIVDRLLREFKVDANIGRPQVAYRETITRKVTDVEGKFIRQSGGRGQYGHVIIDIEPLEEGEGFEFVNKIVGGAIPKEYIPAVEDGIVEAMENGVLAGYPAVDLKITLKDGSYHEVDSSEMAFKIAGSIAFKEGAQKASPVILEPIMDVEVVVPEEYMGDVIGDLNGRRGNVQGMERRASAQVVKAYVPLAEMFGYATDLRSKTQGRATYTMQFSHYEPVPDNIAKEIIGK from the coding sequence GTGGCCCGGCAATATCCTTTGAAAAAGACAAGGAATATAGGAATTATGGCCCATATTGATGCCGGAAAAACTACAACGACAGAACGTATTTTGTACTACACCGGTAGAGTGCATAAAATGGGTGAAGTGCATGACGGAGCAGCCGTAATGGACTGGATGGAACAGGAACAGGAAAGAGGTATTACCATTACTTCAGCTGCTACTACCTGTGAATGGCAAAAACATCGCATTAATATTATAGACACGCCTGGACACGTGGACTTTACAGTAGAGGTAGAAAGATCCCTCCGTGTCCTTGATGGAGCCATCGCTCTTTTCTGTGCTGTTGGTGGTGTTGAGCCACAGTCTGAAACAGTCTGGAGACAGGCTGATAAATACCAGGTACCCAGGATTGCCTTTGTAAATAAAATGGATAGAATGGGTGCTGATTTTTTCCATGTAATTGAAATGATGGAAGACCGACTGGGGGCCAATGCTGTTCCCTTACAGATACCTATTGGTTCTGAAGATGATTTTGAAGGTATTGTAGATTTAGTGACAATGGATGCTGTAGTTTATAAAGATGATCTCGGGGTTAAGTATGAAAGGGTTGATATACCTGAAGATTACCGGGAACAGGCTGAAGAATACAGGGAAAACCTCCTGGAAGCAATATCTGAATTAGATGATGAAATAATGATGAAATACCTGGAAGGTGAAGAGATTACAACTGATGAACTAAAGACTGCCCTGAGGAAGGGTGTTCTTGATGTTGAGATAGTCCCTGTGCTCTGTGGCTCTGCTTTCAAAAATAAAGGAGTTCAGCTCCTTTTAGATGCAGTAATAGATTATTTACCTTCTCCAGTAGATGTACCACCTGTAGAAGGTATGAACCCTGATACTGAAGAGGAAGAGATCCGTAAAGCCGGTGATGATGAGCCATTTTCCGCTCTGGCATTTAAGATTATGGCTGATCCCTATGTCGGTAAACTAACTTTCTTCAGGGTTTATTCCGGGGTTTTAGAGGCCGGTTCTTATGTCTACAACTCTACAAAGGGACATAAAGAAAGGATTGGCCGGATACTCCAGATGCATGCTAATCACAGGGAAGAAAGGGAATCAGTTCATGCCGGAGACCTGGCTGCTGCAGTAGGGTTGAAAAATACCGCTACCGGTGATACCCTCTGTGATGAGGACCATCCCATTGTGCTGGAATCAATGGAATTCCCGGAACCTGTAATTTCAGTAGCTATTGAGCCCAAGAGTCAGGCTGAACAGGATAAATTAAGTCTGGCCTTACAGCGTCTGGCAGAAGAGGATCCTACCTTTAAGGTCAGGACAGATGAAGAGACCGGTCAGACCATAATCCGGGGTATGGGTGAACTTCACCTGGAGGTAATTGTCGACCGTCTGTTAAGAGAGTTTAAAGTTGATGCTAATATAGGTCGGCCCCAGGTTGCTTATCGTGAAACCATTACCCGGAAAGTTACTGATGTTGAAGGTAAGTTTATCCGTCAGTCCGGTGGTCGTGGTCAATATGGTCATGTTATTATTGACATTGAACCTCTTGAAGAAGGAGAAGGCTTTGAGTTTGTAAATAAAATTGTCGGTGGGGCTATTCCCAAGGAATATATCCCTGCTGTCGAAGATGGTATTGTTGAAGCTATGGAAAACGGGGTTCTGGCTGGATATCCGGCAGTTGACCTGAAGATAACCCTTAAAGACGGTAGTTACCACGAGGTTGACTCTTCAGAGATGGCCTTTAAAATTGCCGGTTCGATAGCCTTTAAAGAAGGTGCCCAAAAGGCTAGTCCCGTTATCCTGGAGCCAATTATGGATGTTGAAGTTGTAGTTCCAGAAGAATATATGGGTGATGTTATTGGTGACCTCAACGGGCGCCGTGGTAATGTTCAGGGGATGGAACGTAGAGCCAGTGCCCAGGTAGTAAAAGCCTATGTTCCCCTGGCAGAAATGTTTGGCTATGCTACCGATTTGCGTTCTAAAACCCAGGGACGTGCTACTTACACCATGCAGTTCTCCCATTATGAGCCTGTCCCTGATAATATTGCTAAAGAAATAATTGGAAAATAA
- the rpsS gene encoding 30S ribosomal protein S19: MGRSLKKGPYVDKKLLNKIKEMNESGKKKVIKTWSRDSTIFPEMVGHTIAVHDGQKHVPVYITEDMVGHKLGEFAPTRKFRGHGAHTERSTALK, from the coding sequence TTGGGTAGGTCACTGAAAAAAGGACCTTATGTTGATAAGAAACTTTTAAATAAAATTAAAGAAATGAATGAAAGCGGTAAGAAAAAAGTTATTAAAACCTGGTCAAGGGATTCGACAATATTTCCTGAAATGGTAGGCCATACTATAGCAGTCCATGATGGTCAAAAACATGTTCCGGTTTATATAACTGAAGATATGGTTGGTCATAAGTTAGGGGAATTTGCTCCGACCAGGAAATTTAGGGGGCATGGTGCCCATACAGAGCGTTCAACCGCACTCAAATAG